The Halarchaeum grantii nucleotide sequence CTCACCCTCCACTGCGCCGTCACGGGCGAGAACGCCCACCACGAGGTCGAGGCGCTGTTCAAGGCGAACGCGCGCGCGCTCGACGACGCGACCCGACTCGACGAGCGCCGGAGCGACACCCCGAGCACGAAGGGCGAACTCTAGGTCGCGCGCAGTCCCTCCGGCGTCTCCTCGAGGTGGCCGTTCTCGAGCGCCGCGTCCACGATACCGTCGACGTCGCCCGCGTCGAGGTCGTAGGCGCCCGACGCGAGTTCCGCGAGGTCGCTCCGCGTCATCGCCGTCGGCCGGTTCCTGAGGAGGCGGACGACGCGCCGATACCCCTCGGGACGCGCCGCCGACCCGGCGCCCTCGGTCGCCTCGCCGCCGTCCGCGTCGTCGCCGTCATCGCGGGCGTCGCCGGCGCTCGCGTCGTCCTCATCGTCAGCGGCGTCCCCGTCGTCGGCAGTCTCGTCAGCGGCGTCCCCGTCGTCGTCGTGGTCGGCGTCCGCCGCGTCACGCTCCTCGGTACCTACCTCGGACGCGGGGGGTTCGAGGGTGACGCTCCGGTCCGCGCCGTCGGCCTCGGCGGCGGTGGCGTCGCGGGCCCCGAGCGCGTCGAGGAGCGGGTCGACGACGCCCGCGAGGGTGTCGCGACAGTCCACACAGAGGACGAGTCGGCGCTCGGCGGCGTCCACCGCGGGCGGGAGGACCTCGTAGACGCCGTCGGCGCGCTCCGCACAGAAGTCACAGCGGTCGAGTTCGCGCATACAAGGTGCGAGGCGCTCGCCGCCCTTAATTCGTGCCCGTCTCCGAGCGTCGCGGTAGCGTCCGCCGCCACACCGTCGTTTTTGCACGCGCGGCCCCGACCGCGAGGTATGCCCGAGATTCCCGAGACGATGGACGCACAGGTCGTCCGCGAACACGGCGACCCGGACGCCTTCGAACCCGCCACGCTCGACGTGCCCGAACCGGAGGCGAACGAGGTGCTCGTCGAAGTCGCGGCGACGAGCGTCAACCCCGTGGACACGAAGATCCGCAGCGGCGCGGCCGCCGACCTCGGCCCCGACGCCCCCGCGGTCCTGCACGGCGACCTCGCCGGAACGGTCGTCGCGGTGGGCGCGGGCGTCGAGCGCTTCGACGTCGGCGACGAGGTGTACGGCTGTCCGGGCGGCGTGGCCGGGACGACCGGCGCGCTCGCGGAGTACGCGGCCGCCGACGCCGCGACGCTCGCGCACAAGCCCGACGCGCTCTCGATGCGCGAGGCCGCCGCGCTCCCGCTCGTCTCCATCACCGCGTGGGACGGCCTCGTGACGCGCGCGGGCGTCGAACCCGGCGACGACGTCCTCGTCCACGGCGGTTCCGGTGGCGTGGGCCACGTCGGCGTCCAACTCGCCGCCCTCGAAGGCGGCGTCGTCCACGCGACGGCATCGACGGCGGAGAAGCGCGCGCTCGCCCGCGACATCGGCGCGGACGTCGCCTTCGACTACCACCGCGACGTCGCGGACTACGTCGAGGAGTACACGGGAGGCGACGGCTTCGACGTCGTCTTCGACACTGTCGGCGCGGGCGCGGACAACATCGAGCCCTCGCTGGAGGCCGCCGCGCTGAAGGGCCGCGTCGTCGCCACCGTCTCGCGAGGCGAGGCGAGCCTCGACGCCGTCCACTCGAAGGGGCTCAGCTTCGACACGGTGTTCATGCTCATCCCGCTCCTCCACGGCGACCACGCGGGGCGCGTGCGCCACGGCGAGATCCTCGAACGCGTCGCGTCGCTCGCTGACGCCGGGAAGCTCGCCCCGGTCCTCGACGACACCGACTACGCGCTCTCGGACGTGAGCGAGGCCCACCGCCGACTCGAGTCCGGCGAGCACGTCGGGAAGGTCACCGTCCGCGTCGAGTGAACGACTAAGGGCCTCGGCGTCCCCGACACGGGTATGCCCGAGTTCGACCCGGAGCGCACCGCACTGCTCGTCGTCGACATGCAGAACGGCTTTTGCCACCCGGACGGCAGCCTCTACGCGCCCGCGAGCGAGGACGCGATCGACCCCTGCGTCTCGCTCGTCGAGCGGGCGCGCGAGGCGGGCGCGTCCGTCGTCTACACCCGCGACGTCCACCCGGCGGGCCAGTTCGACGACACCCACTACTACGACGAGTTCGAGCGCTGGGGCGAGCACGTCGTCGA carries:
- a CDS encoding zinc-binding dehydrogenase; translated protein: MPEIPETMDAQVVREHGDPDAFEPATLDVPEPEANEVLVEVAATSVNPVDTKIRSGAAADLGPDAPAVLHGDLAGTVVAVGAGVERFDVGDEVYGCPGGVAGTTGALAEYAAADAATLAHKPDALSMREAAALPLVSITAWDGLVTRAGVEPGDDVLVHGGSGGVGHVGVQLAALEGGVVHATASTAEKRALARDIGADVAFDYHRDVADYVEEYTGGDGFDVVFDTVGAGADNIEPSLEAAALKGRVVATVSRGEASLDAVHSKGLSFDTVFMLIPLLHGDHAGRVRHGEILERVASLADAGKLAPVLDDTDYALSDVSEAHRRLESGEHVGKVTVRVE